One Mangifera indica cultivar Alphonso chromosome 4, CATAS_Mindica_2.1, whole genome shotgun sequence genomic region harbors:
- the LOC123214923 gene encoding 3-oxoacyl-[acyl-carrier-protein] reductase 4-like isoform X2 produces MAAVAGSNVVTFKSAAISAKLSDQKLGQFRQWSPVQAPSRPCVRLQCRRGSSRSFTSSGVRALVATVEQASTHSTQNVEAPVAVVTGASRGIGRAIALSLGKAGCKVLVNYARSSKEAEEVCKKIEACGGQALTFGGDVSKEDDVESMIKTATDAWGTIDILINNAGITRDTLLMRMKKSQWQEVIDLNLTGVFLCTQAAAKIMMKKRKGRIINIASVVGLVGNIGQANYSAAKAGVIGLTKTVAKEYASRNINVNAVAPGFIASDMTAKLGEDIEKKILETIPLGRYGQPDEVAGLVEFLALNPAAGYMTGQVLTIDGGMVM; encoded by the exons ATGGCTGCCGTTGCCGGATCCAACGTTGTTACCTTCAAATCCGCCGCAATTTCTGCCAAGCTTTCCGATCAAAAACTTGGTCAGTTTCGCCAATGGTCTCCTGTTCAGGCTCCATCTCGGCCTTGCGTTAGGCTTCAGTGTAGACGTGGCAGCAGCCGCTCATTCACTTCTTCTG GAGTAAGAGCTCTGGTTGCCACTGTTGAACAAGCAAGTACTCATTCAACTCAAAATGTGGAAGCTCCTGTAGCTGTAGTTACTGGAGCCTCCAGAGGAATTGGCAGAGCAATTGCATTGTCCCTAGGGAAAGCAGGTTGCAAG GTCCTGGTAAATTATGCTAGGTCATCAAAGGAAGCTGAAGAAGTTTGCAAAAag atTGAGGCATGTGGTGGTCAGGCACTTACTTTCGGTGGGGATGTTTCAAAAGAAGATGATGTGGAATCAATGATCAAAACT GCCACTGATGCATGGGGTACCATTGACATATTAATTAACAATGCAG GAATCACCAGGGATACCCTGTTGATGAGAATGAAGAAATCACAATGGCAGGAGGTTATTGATCTGAATCTTACTGGTGTATTCCTCTGTACACAG GCAGCAGCCAAAATcatgatgaagaagagaaag GGAAGGATAATCAATATAGCATCAGTTGTTGGTCTGGTTGGGAATATTGGCCAAGCCAATTACAGTGCTGCAAAGGCAGGAGTTATTGGCCTGACAAAGACAGTTGCAAAGGAATATGCAAGCAGAAACATTAAT GTCAATGCTGTTGCGCCAGGATTCATTGCATCTGATATGACTGCCAAACTTGGGGAAGACATTGAGAAGAAGATCTTAGAGACAATCCCCTTAG GAAGATATGGCCAACCAGATGAAGTTGCTGGACTGGTAGAATTCTTGGCCCTCAACCCAGCTGCTGGTTACATGACTGGACag GTGCTCACCATCGATGGGGGAATGGTTATGTAG
- the LOC123214923 gene encoding 3-oxoacyl-[acyl-carrier-protein] reductase 4-like isoform X1: MAAVAGSNVVTFKSAAISAKLSDQKLGQFRQWSPVQAPSRPCVRLQCRRGSSRSFTSSAGVRALVATVEQASTHSTQNVEAPVAVVTGASRGIGRAIALSLGKAGCKVLVNYARSSKEAEEVCKKIEACGGQALTFGGDVSKEDDVESMIKTATDAWGTIDILINNAGITRDTLLMRMKKSQWQEVIDLNLTGVFLCTQAAAKIMMKKRKGRIINIASVVGLVGNIGQANYSAAKAGVIGLTKTVAKEYASRNINVNAVAPGFIASDMTAKLGEDIEKKILETIPLGRYGQPDEVAGLVEFLALNPAAGYMTGQVLTIDGGMVM; encoded by the exons ATGGCTGCCGTTGCCGGATCCAACGTTGTTACCTTCAAATCCGCCGCAATTTCTGCCAAGCTTTCCGATCAAAAACTTGGTCAGTTTCGCCAATGGTCTCCTGTTCAGGCTCCATCTCGGCCTTGCGTTAGGCTTCAGTGTAGACGTGGCAGCAGCCGCTCATTCACTTCTTCTG CAGGAGTAAGAGCTCTGGTTGCCACTGTTGAACAAGCAAGTACTCATTCAACTCAAAATGTGGAAGCTCCTGTAGCTGTAGTTACTGGAGCCTCCAGAGGAATTGGCAGAGCAATTGCATTGTCCCTAGGGAAAGCAGGTTGCAAG GTCCTGGTAAATTATGCTAGGTCATCAAAGGAAGCTGAAGAAGTTTGCAAAAag atTGAGGCATGTGGTGGTCAGGCACTTACTTTCGGTGGGGATGTTTCAAAAGAAGATGATGTGGAATCAATGATCAAAACT GCCACTGATGCATGGGGTACCATTGACATATTAATTAACAATGCAG GAATCACCAGGGATACCCTGTTGATGAGAATGAAGAAATCACAATGGCAGGAGGTTATTGATCTGAATCTTACTGGTGTATTCCTCTGTACACAG GCAGCAGCCAAAATcatgatgaagaagagaaag GGAAGGATAATCAATATAGCATCAGTTGTTGGTCTGGTTGGGAATATTGGCCAAGCCAATTACAGTGCTGCAAAGGCAGGAGTTATTGGCCTGACAAAGACAGTTGCAAAGGAATATGCAAGCAGAAACATTAAT GTCAATGCTGTTGCGCCAGGATTCATTGCATCTGATATGACTGCCAAACTTGGGGAAGACATTGAGAAGAAGATCTTAGAGACAATCCCCTTAG GAAGATATGGCCAACCAGATGAAGTTGCTGGACTGGTAGAATTCTTGGCCCTCAACCCAGCTGCTGGTTACATGACTGGACag GTGCTCACCATCGATGGGGGAATGGTTATGTAG